From the genome of Glycine max cultivar Williams 82 chromosome 2, Glycine_max_v4.0, whole genome shotgun sequence, one region includes:
- the LOC100527414 gene encoding Mitochondrial import inner membrane translocase subunit PAM16 like 2-like precursor: protein MAAKILANLIVMGGGILARAVVQAYRQALTNASKNGVAQETIQNTMRRASKVMTEQEARQILGVTEETPWEEIIKKYDNLFENNAKNGSFYLQSKVHRAKECLEAVQQGKSQGTPS from the exons ATG GCCGCTAAGATTCTTGCAAACTTGATTGTAATGGGTGGAGGAATCTTGGCAAGAGCAGTTGTTCAGGCATATCGTCAAGCGCTTACTA ATGCCTCAAAAAATGGTGTTGCACAAGagacaattcaaaatactaTGCGCAGAGCTAGCAAGGTGATGACAGAGCAAGAGGCTAGGCAGATTCTTGGTGTTACCGAGGAAACTCCCTGGGAGGAGATTATCAAG AAATATGACAATTTGTTTGAGAATAATGCCAAAAATGGGAGTTTCTACCTCCAGTCCAAAGTTCATCGGGCCAAGGAATGTCTAGAGGCAGTTCAACAAGGCAAGAGCCAGGGTACCCCTAGTTGA